The genomic window ccgggggagggatgcagcagggacggcggcggcgccgccgccgccgctgacggcggtgactacacgcggttctacagcctcctcggcatgtagaactacgagggcggcgggcggcggggagcggcgaggcagacggcgaggagcggcgatggaGACGGCGAGTGGCGGCCCCtagtagttttttctttcttttttgtaaaatatgtttatgtttgaatgaaCTCGTTGAAGTTTGCGATGAATTTACGCCGTGTTTACATTTTTCGAAAAACCATGGGCACCGCGACTGGAGGCCGACACGCCCCCAGCGCATGGGTTAGCGCCGgcgcgcccccagggggcgatttttagccTCTCCTGAggagccaacggctggagatgcttttAGGTGGCAGCGGCGTGGGTGCGGCAGCCCGCGATGAACCCTGTAGCGTGGAGCTTTGCACAAGCATAACGCGGTGGTCGCATCCACAATTGGTGCCGTGGACAGCACAGATGCGCCCACGACAACAGTTTTTGGCCTCTGGCCCGACGGCAGAGGACACAATGGCAATAGAGAGAGCATTGAGAATAGAAGCGGGATGGAATTGCAGCCGTAGTGGGACCATAATTGCAGGATGCGATAAGTGGCGACGGCCAAATCGCCGACCCAAAAGGTTTTTTTCGCCTGCCCCGCATCACTTTAGAAAAGCACATTGATAAATTGTAGTCCTtccatctcaaaataagtgtcatTGATTTAGCATAACTATTCTAAAAATAAGTGCAGTTAATTATTACTCCGCTAGGAGCACGTTTTTAATTGACGGCGGGAGTAGTAGGAGCACGTTTTATTTTTAAAACCAAAGTGCCTccgctactactccctccgttcctaaataattgtctttctagagatttcaataagtgactacatacggagcaaaatgaatgaacctacactctaaaatatgtctacatacatccgtatgttgtagtccatttgagatggctagaaagacaattattttggAACGAAGGAAGTAGAATGCATCTGAGCATTTAcatcactactccctccgtttctaaatgtaagtctttgtagagattccattaggtggactacatacggagcaaattgaatgaatctacacttaaaatacatctatatacatctgtacgcagttcataatgaaatctctacaaagacttatatttaggaacggagggagtacttaatttCAGCATTGAAAACCAAATTACAGCTTATTGAAACGAAAAGCTTCTTCTCNNNNNNNNNNNNNNNNNNNNNNNNNNNNNNNNNNNNNNNNNNNNNNNNNNNNNNNNNNNNNNNNNNNNNNNNNNNNNNNNNNNNNNNNNNNNNNNNNNNNNNNNNNNNNNNNNNNNNNNNNNNNNNNNNNNNNNNNNNNNNNNNNNNNNNNNNNNNNNNNNNNNNNNNNNNNNNNNNNNNNNNNNNNNNNNNNNNNNNNNNNNNNNNNNNNNNNNNNNNNNNNNNNNNNNNNNNNNNNNNNNNNNNNNNNNNGGTCCACGTGGCAAACCAGGTCCACCACGTCACCCTCCCTCTTCTTCCCTGCGAACAAGGACGCGCACGCTGCAGATAAGAGAAGCGGGTACAccacacgcgccgccgccgccgccgaccaaaaCCCTAGCCACGGAGACCCCACCCATGGCGGCcttcaccaccaccgccgccgccgcccccgccgcctacGCCGTCGCCCGCTCGCCCGCACCGAGCCCCTCGCAGTGGGCACCAACCCGCCGCTCACCGCCGGCCGTCGGGCTCCGGCGAgcggccgcgccgcctcgccggggAGCCGCGCTCCTGGTGAGTACTCGGTGCATTTGGGCCACTCCCGTTCGGTCGTGGGATTTTAGTGGGGAATTTTAGTTTGGACCAGATAAAATCTCTGCTTTGCCATGTAAAATCCGAAGCCAAGGGGGACGCTTTGTGTACTATGTTCAGAGGTCAAGTTCAATCCTAGTAAGAGTAGAATTGGGTCTAGCGCTCTAGCAGGAAGTAGTTTGGAGTTAGACGTATATTATCTAACCAGTGGCGGACCTAGGATGTTAATTGTGGGAGTGCCACGATTTATTACATATATGCAATATATAGACACTATAAGTTCAATACATTGGTTCAAAGTTTGTGGAAACTACACTATGAATAGTATTATTTTGTCCAAATGTCTTCATAATTCCAACAAATAATCCTAAAATAAAATTAAACTGTTAATTTTTTTTAACATTAAGTATATAATATAAACTCCTCTGCCACTCGTCTGTTTACTTCCTAGGCTGTTAAGTTGATGTAGGTGAAGAGCCATCATTAGCTATGTTGTTTTGGATAGTCACCTGCTAACATACTCAATGGTCTAACCCTCTTAGACAGTAGTCTTGTACAGACATTATCATATAGAAATGAAAAAGAACcaatgttttattaaaaaaaagaacCATTCTACTCTGTTGCAATTACTTAATGCTGCCTGCTGCTTTTAAAATATGTCtatttcttttttttactttttctgtCGTTTCTGTCTTTCCCGATAGGTCAAAGCTAAGAAGGAAACATTTTCTACCTTCGACGAGTTATTGGAGAAGTCTGAAAAGCCTTTACTGGTCGACTTCTATGCAACTTGGTAAGCGACCACTTGCAAATCTAGTTCTCCTGAATGTATATATGGCCTAGAACATCACTTCTCTATACTAGATATACTGTGAATTATGTCCATCATTATTGTGTTAGACCTTATGGAGGCGAGTTTGGTGGTGGCATGTCCTGTTCCTACTCAGAAAGTACCGCCAAGCTCTTAACTGTTTTCTTTAGTGTTCATCTTGTGGACTCTTAAAATGCTACCATGTTAGTTTTGCTTTAGTCCAAAGATGACTGCCATATGAACACTGAAGTGAATCTTACTAATTTATATGATTTTGCGTTTTGTGGCTAATTTCCTTCACATACTTTGATGAAGAAGTGCATCTTTTCTCCTTCTGACAGAAAAAAGGATACAATCTCGTACCATGTATAATTCATTACAGTATGGTTAATGATTCAAATTGCATGGCCATGTTGTAGGAAGATTGGCAAATATATACCATTATGCTGTATGTTTGCatttattttaattctttttcttaGGTGTGGTCCGTGCCAATACATGGTTCCCATACTTCAAGAAGTGCATGAGAAGATGAGTGACAAGATTAACATTGTGAAAATTGATACAGAGAAATATACAAGCATTGCAAATAAGTATAAAATTGAAGCATTACCAACTTTCATTATCTTCAAGGACGGGGAACCTTGTTATCGCTTTGTAAGTTTTGATCACTCATATTTCTCCATTTATAAATAGTGTTTCGACTGGTGCTAATGAAATTGCTATAACGTGGCTTTGGtctttatttttgtttatttgctGGTATTCAGGAGGGAGCGTTGCCTGCTGACCAGCTAATCCTGCAGATTGAGAGTGCTTTAGAAGCTCCAAAGTAGCATGTGCATGTATTGCCAGCAAGGAATTTCGCCCCCTGAAATGTATGTTGCTACCCATAACATGTCTTTCTATGTTTGCATATTTGAATTATGGATCATCCATTGTTGAttgttgttcgagaggttttacCTGAGTTACAAAAAAATAAACATTCCCTTCAAAGCTACATTTTGAAACAATTGCATTGATTCATGACTCATCTTTACATCATCTTTCCCATTATGGTTACCAATTTTGTTAAAATGAGAAACTAAACTACATATTGTGCAGTATGTAATGATGTTAAATTAGCAGAACTTTGTTTGGCATATAGGTCTGAGACATCTCAGTCACTGGTTGTGTATATCCATCCCGGTTTATGTATCTATAAACAAATTATTCCTTCTTCCTTAACTCTGATTGTGGAATCGGCGAAGTTAGTTATGCAAAAGTCCATTACTTATTCTGGTTCACCATGTATTTTGTTCCCAACTAGCCGAATCTAGATATACTTGCCTTTCGGCAACTGTAGTTCGCTATGAGATTACCACAATTTCTTTTACCATCTCCCTGATTAGTTACAGCAATTGGATTGTCTTTCTTTCACTGAGGATTCTAAGCCAGTTAATCCTACCCATTAGGCAGCTATGCCAGTGCCTTTTTTTTTGCTACTGCGCTCTTTCTTTCTATTAATAAGGTTGGGAATCATTTGTGCATGGTTGCATTCAGTATCTTGTTGGTTTGATACAAACTGGTCTGTTCCTAGGATTTACTGGGATATCTGGCACAACTGCTGTTTCGAGTCGATTAAAAACAGGCGTATGTTAGGCTTCACTACAGTAAATTGTTAATAACACTGTTTCAAACGTGCTGGGATTTTATATCCCACCAGACCAAAACTGATGTTCACAGTTTTCTGAAATATGAACTCTTGTTGTAATTAAGTAATCATCACTGTCAACATGCTGATGTTCACAGTTTTCCTTATATTTACTTCTTTTGTATGCAGAAGAGTGCAGTATTCATTCTGAATGATCAGAACAAAATAACTAATATAAGAAATGACTAGTACTATGTCTTGTAAAGTAATAATATCCATTAGAAACACTAAACATGTGTGTTGGGTATGCTACTGGTGAAGCGTTTGATCGTTTCAGATCAGGATAATCTTAACTGGATCATTATACATAACTCCGAGTTAAGCAGACAATTGCTGTAAATATAGACTGTTGGGCTGC from Triticum aestivum cultivar Chinese Spring chromosome 3B, IWGSC CS RefSeq v2.1, whole genome shotgun sequence includes these protein-coding regions:
- the LOC123072694 gene encoding thioredoxin Y, chloroplastic; the protein is MAAFTTTAAAAPAAYAVARSPAPSPSQWAPTRRSPPAVGLRRAAAPPRRGAALLVKAKKETFSTFDELLEKSEKPLLVDFYATWCGPCQYMVPILQEVHEKMSDKINIVKIDTEKYTSIANKYKIEALPTFIIFKDGEPCYRFEGALPADQLILQIESALEAPK